A single region of the Rhizobium binae genome encodes:
- the tnpB gene encoding IS66 family insertion sequence element accessory protein TnpB (TnpB, as the term is used for proteins encoded by IS66 family insertion elements, is considered an accessory protein, since TnpC, encoded by a neighboring gene, is a DDE family transposase.), with protein sequence MRLCGAPHNRKGHDGLAALVRNELHKDPFTGTVFVFRSRKADRLKLIYWDGSGIVMAYKRLEEQTFTWPGIKDGLMTITHAQFEALFAGLDWRRVHAVQTRTPEAIE encoded by the coding sequence TTGCGGTTATGTGGAGCTCCACATAACCGCAAGGGTCATGACGGCTTGGCGGCGCTGGTGAGGAATGAGCTGCACAAGGACCCGTTTACCGGAACGGTCTTCGTGTTCCGGTCCCGCAAGGCGGACCGGTTGAAGCTGATCTACTGGGATGGCTCCGGGATCGTCATGGCCTACAAAAGGCTGGAAGAGCAGACGTTCACTTGGCCCGGCATCAAGGATGGCCTGATGACGATCACCCACGCCCAGTTCGAAGCCTTGTTCGCAGGCCTTGATTGGCGGCGGGTTCATGCCGTCCAAACGAGAACGCCGGAAGCCATCGAATAG
- a CDS encoding tyrosine-type recombinase/integrase — protein MLSKLLADHAALHQALGFKFRTPGILLRNFVAFAAHRGEHVITTATVHEWALQAPSPEQRRNRLLAVRRFALSLHAEDPRHEVPPADLFGRGSRKRRTPYIYSREEIRRLIDAAQRLGPDDSIRSLTYATMFGMIAATGMRVSEAIAIRLTDVTDDGLIIAQTKFKKSRLLPLHTTTRRALDRYLVTRLKAASQSDALFISDQGTPLAYPTVIMVFLQIMRSIGLRGAAGSRGPRIHDLRHTFAVRSLERCAHDSQAVARHITALSAYLGHAHVTDTYWYLQSTPELMAHLSAAGETLHRGVTA, from the coding sequence ATGCTGAGTAAGCTCCTCGCCGATCATGCGGCGCTGCACCAAGCCCTGGGGTTCAAGTTTCGGACGCCGGGCATTCTCCTGCGCAACTTCGTCGCGTTTGCCGCGCATCGCGGTGAGCATGTCATAACGACGGCAACCGTGCACGAGTGGGCGCTACAGGCGCCTTCACCCGAACAACGTCGCAACCGCCTATTGGCGGTCCGTCGCTTCGCGCTCTCGCTGCATGCCGAAGATCCGCGCCATGAAGTTCCCCCTGCAGATCTTTTCGGCCGCGGCAGTCGCAAACGCCGCACGCCGTATATTTATAGTCGCGAGGAGATTCGCCGGCTGATCGACGCCGCTCAGCGACTTGGCCCCGACGATTCAATCCGATCGCTCACCTACGCCACGATGTTCGGGATGATTGCAGCGACCGGCATGCGTGTTTCGGAGGCGATCGCCATTCGATTGACGGACGTGACCGACGACGGGTTGATCATTGCCCAGACCAAGTTCAAGAAGAGCCGGTTGCTCCCGCTCCATACGACGACCCGACGCGCATTGGACCGATATCTCGTGACCCGCCTGAAGGCGGCAAGTCAGAGCGATGCGCTTTTCATTTCGGATCAGGGAACGCCCCTGGCTTATCCGACAGTAATAATGGTCTTCCTGCAGATTATGCGATCGATCGGCTTGCGAGGCGCTGCAGGATCGCGAGGGCCGCGGATCCACGATCTTCGCCACACGTTCGCCGTCCGCTCTCTCGAACGCTGTGCGCACGATTCCCAGGCGGTGGCGCGGCATATCACTGCCCTGAGCGCCTATTTGGGGCATGCCCATGTGACCGATACATACTGGTATCTTCAGTCAACGCCGGAACTAATGGCGCATCTGTCGGCAGCCGGCGAGACATTGCATCGAGGAGTTACGGCATGA
- a CDS encoding tyrosine-type recombinase/integrase, translating to MMDATIRNHWFLDPGPLSSWIDRFADELAAQRYTPLTIEGYTASARHFAAWLGRAGISIDVIDGDVVRRFAEHRCRCPGGRQWLRISPKYSRRAGRFVVFLQEAGVACPPPKIASPYPLLDGYQSWLHIHRGLSERTIARHLRDLHKLLPELGTATLDYDAALIRSVVREWRERTGPADLRTITSALRSYLRYLAGAGLCRPNLDHAIPPVLQWRLSSLPRYLAAADVERVIASCDQLARGCLRDRAILLLLARLGLRAGDVACLRLDDIEWTSGMLRLSGKARRQVRLPLPQDVGDALLAYIEQERPCVPEEAVFLTMIAPYRSFAQSSHVSTIVALALKRAGISDPPSSGACLLRHSAATSMLRSGATLEAIGTVLRHRSLDMTAHYAKVDIAMLEQVAQPWPGELPC from the coding sequence ATGATGGATGCCACTATTCGTAATCACTGGTTCCTCGATCCCGGACCGTTGTCGTCATGGATCGATCGGTTCGCGGACGAGCTTGCCGCTCAGAGGTATACGCCGCTGACCATTGAAGGCTACACGGCCTCGGCTCGTCATTTCGCAGCTTGGCTTGGTAGAGCAGGCATCTCGATCGACGTCATCGATGGTGATGTCGTTCGTCGCTTTGCCGAACATCGGTGTCGATGTCCCGGTGGGCGGCAGTGGCTGCGGATCTCGCCAAAATACTCGCGCCGTGCCGGGAGGTTCGTTGTTTTCCTGCAAGAGGCAGGTGTCGCATGTCCACCCCCGAAGATCGCGTCGCCATATCCCCTGCTTGATGGCTATCAAAGCTGGCTGCACATCCACCGAGGACTGTCGGAACGAACGATCGCCCGTCACCTTCGCGACCTACATAAGCTGTTGCCGGAGCTCGGCACAGCGACCCTCGACTATGATGCCGCCCTGATCCGTAGTGTTGTCCGAGAGTGGCGCGAGCGAACCGGGCCGGCTGACCTGAGAACCATAACAAGCGCCTTGCGCAGCTATCTTCGCTACCTCGCGGGTGCCGGCTTGTGCCGCCCCAACCTCGATCACGCCATTCCGCCGGTCTTGCAGTGGCGCCTTTCGTCGTTGCCGCGGTATCTTGCGGCCGCCGACGTCGAACGCGTGATTGCATCGTGCGATCAACTCGCCAGAGGCTGCCTGCGGGATCGGGCAATCCTGCTTCTATTGGCTCGTCTAGGACTGCGGGCCGGAGACGTGGCCTGCCTCAGGCTCGACGATATCGAATGGACGTCTGGTATGCTGCGCCTGAGCGGCAAAGCGCGCCGGCAAGTTCGGCTGCCATTACCGCAGGACGTCGGTGATGCACTTCTCGCATACATCGAGCAGGAACGGCCATGCGTGCCTGAAGAGGCGGTCTTTCTTACAATGATTGCACCCTACCGATCATTTGCGCAGTCCAGTCATGTCTCCACGATCGTAGCGCTGGCGCTAAAACGTGCGGGCATTTCCGATCCCCCGTCGTCTGGAGCGTGCCTGCTGCGCCACTCGGCGGCAACCTCGATGCTCCGCTCGGGGGCCACACTCGAAGCTATTGGTACGGTGCTGCGTCATCGTTCGCTCGATATGACCGCACATTACGCCAAGGTCGATATCGCGATGCTGGAGCAGGTTGCCCAGCCCTGGCCGGGAGAGCTCCCATGCTGA
- a CDS encoding endonuclease/exonuclease/phosphatase family protein — protein sequence MDLQTVQHWIGECSKNYVEDPATGKFKLSQEAGFQPGWDIDAFKIEGWDVGRLPVCKVYTAGGTVRVNLEAYRKRQQQIANFIARLIPADIIAFQEVSGEQSVREVLPNGGSDYDFCPVTGYKVQRLVIAWKKTLGEKVSCAIEDTLSLPANPDDKRPRPGLALTLKIDGKLLRIMDIHLKSSCVSPFDGGNLEGTGKDCMILQQQVDPLENWIESAAADGAKIVLLGDFNRNFWHELRDQRPARTDAGGTSSPRPAGVLSRSLIEEIADGQPANANLEVLDEHCQISDAGQALCTQAEIRDLTTPETQKVRPLPGSLPLLAPCWRRHDLYLEPRQDHGGDQAGGFPQLCADDNYAKS from the coding sequence ATGGACCTGCAGACGGTGCAGCATTGGATCGGAGAATGTTCGAAAAACTATGTCGAAGATCCTGCCACCGGTAAATTCAAGCTGTCGCAAGAGGCGGGGTTCCAACCGGGATGGGACATCGACGCGTTCAAGATCGAGGGATGGGACGTCGGTCGATTGCCCGTCTGCAAGGTTTACACCGCCGGGGGAACCGTTCGCGTCAACCTTGAGGCCTACCGGAAGCGGCAGCAACAGATTGCGAATTTTATCGCAAGGCTCATTCCTGCGGACATCATCGCATTCCAGGAGGTCAGCGGGGAGCAGTCAGTCCGGGAAGTACTCCCGAACGGCGGCAGCGACTACGATTTCTGCCCAGTGACGGGCTACAAGGTGCAGCGCCTGGTAATCGCCTGGAAGAAGACGCTTGGTGAAAAGGTGTCGTGCGCAATCGAAGATACGCTCAGCCTTCCCGCCAACCCCGATGACAAGCGGCCGCGCCCGGGTCTCGCCCTCACACTCAAGATCGATGGGAAGCTGCTTCGCATTATGGATATCCACCTCAAGTCGAGCTGCGTGTCGCCATTCGACGGTGGAAACCTGGAGGGCACTGGCAAGGACTGCATGATCCTGCAGCAGCAGGTCGATCCCCTTGAAAACTGGATTGAGAGCGCTGCCGCCGATGGAGCCAAGATCGTTCTTCTCGGCGACTTCAACCGCAACTTTTGGCACGAACTGCGCGACCAGCGTCCGGCCAGAACCGACGCTGGCGGAACCTCGTCGCCGCGGCCGGCGGGCGTGCTGTCCCGGTCTCTCATAGAAGAAATCGCCGATGGTCAACCGGCGAATGCAAATCTCGAGGTCCTTGATGAGCACTGTCAGATCAGCGATGCCGGGCAGGCACTCTGCACTCAGGCTGAAATCCGCGACCTGACCACGCCGGAAACACAGAAGGTGCGTCCGCTGCCCGGATCGCTGCCATTGCTCGCGCCCTGTTGGCGACGACATGATCTTTACCTCGAACCGCGTCAGGATCATGGTGGCGACCAAGCCGGTGGATTTCCGCAATTATGCGCCGACGATAATTATGCGAAGTCGTAG
- a CDS encoding aldo/keto reductase, with protein MNYIKLGKTGLDVSRIAIGAMTYGDPKRGHPVWSLPEEESRPLIRHAIEQGINFFDTANMYSQGTSEEILGRALKDFANRDDVVIATKLRHPMRPGPNGKGLSRKAIMTEIDHSLRRLGTDYVDLYQIHRNDPDTPLEETLEALHDIVKAGKVRYLGASSMHAWEFSKALHLQKANGWARFVSMQDHYNLLAREEEREMLPLCRDEGIGTIVWSPLARGRLARPWGDAKATARSGNDPFADMLYTQLTAESDSAIIEAVGQIAERRGVTRAQVALAWLRRNPVVTAPLVGASKPSQIDDAIASLAITLSEEEVRLLETPYTPRYDFQGISDDRELQRIMARIPGFSPPSA; from the coding sequence ATGAACTATATCAAGCTCGGCAAAACAGGTCTGGACGTTTCCCGCATTGCGATCGGCGCCATGACCTATGGCGACCCAAAGCGCGGTCATCCCGTCTGGTCGCTCCCCGAGGAGGAGAGCCGCCCCCTGATCAGGCATGCCATCGAGCAGGGCATCAATTTCTTCGACACCGCCAACATGTATTCACAAGGAACAAGCGAGGAGATTCTCGGCCGGGCCTTGAAAGATTTCGCCAACCGCGACGATGTCGTCATCGCCACCAAGCTGCGTCACCCAATGCGACCCGGCCCGAACGGCAAGGGGTTGTCGCGCAAGGCCATTATGACGGAGATCGATCACAGCCTGCGTCGTCTTGGAACTGACTATGTCGACCTCTATCAGATCCATCGCAATGATCCCGACACCCCGCTCGAAGAAACGCTCGAAGCGCTCCATGATATCGTGAAGGCCGGCAAGGTCCGCTATCTCGGCGCGTCCTCGATGCATGCCTGGGAATTCTCGAAGGCTCTCCATCTGCAAAAGGCAAACGGCTGGGCACGCTTCGTGTCCATGCAGGATCACTACAATCTGCTCGCCCGCGAGGAGGAGCGCGAGATGTTGCCGCTGTGCCGCGATGAAGGCATCGGTACGATCGTCTGGAGCCCGCTGGCGCGCGGCCGGCTAGCACGTCCGTGGGGCGACGCGAAAGCCACCGCGCGATCCGGCAACGACCCCTTCGCCGACATGCTCTACACACAGTTGACCGCCGAAAGCGACAGCGCCATCATCGAGGCGGTTGGACAGATTGCCGAGAGGCGCGGTGTCACGCGCGCGCAGGTCGCGCTCGCATGGTTGCGCCGCAATCCGGTCGTGACCGCTCCGCTCGTCGGCGCCAGCAAGCCGAGCCAGATTGACGACGCGATCGCATCACTCGCCATTACGCTCTCCGAGGAGGAGGTGCGTCTTCTTGAGACGCCCTATACACCGCGGTACGACTTCCAGGGGATCTCGGATGACCGGGAACTACAGCGCATCATGGCGCGGATACCGGGCTTTTCACCGCCCTCGGCCTGA
- a CDS encoding SbtR family transcriptional regulator, with amino-acid sequence MKEQTRSMTRADALKNREHILQIAHDAFVESGATSLNEIAKRAGVGAGTLYRHFPTREALILAVYHHDIQRLVASVPALLVQDTAVHAFRQWFATLADYIRVKHGLGDALHSPAAQEAIQGTYAPVIAALDELIRACIAEGSMREGLRAADLLLLMGFYWRAPANAEGRAQAERLMDIVLDGLAPNT; translated from the coding sequence GTGAAAGAACAAACTCGTTCGATGACGAGGGCCGATGCGTTGAAGAACCGGGAGCACATCCTGCAAATCGCACACGATGCCTTTGTGGAGTCGGGCGCGACGTCGCTCAATGAGATCGCCAAGCGCGCCGGTGTCGGTGCGGGCACGCTCTATCGGCATTTCCCAACCCGCGAAGCGCTTATTCTTGCGGTATATCACCATGACATTCAGCGGTTGGTCGCTTCCGTACCGGCACTGCTTGTGCAGGATACGGCCGTCCACGCCTTCCGGCAGTGGTTTGCCACGCTGGCGGACTACATCCGGGTCAAACATGGGCTGGGTGACGCTCTCCACAGCCCCGCCGCTCAGGAGGCAATCCAGGGAACCTATGCTCCGGTCATTGCTGCGCTGGACGAGTTGATCCGGGCCTGCATTGCCGAGGGCAGCATGCGTGAAGGCCTGCGGGCGGCCGATCTTCTTCTGCTCATGGGCTTTTACTGGCGCGCTCCGGCGAATGCGGAGGGACGCGCACAGGCAGAGAGACTGATGGATATCGTGCTGGATGGGCTGGCGCCGAACACGTGA
- a CDS encoding oxidoreductase, whose amino-acid sequence MRTWFITGANRGLGLEIARAALEAGDTVTATARDPQQIVEALEAFADSLHTVPLDVTDHAAVDKAVNAAKERFGRIDVLVNNAGYGQLGAFEEIAPETVSRQFATNVFGVFDVTRAVLPMMRAQRSGHVITISSIAGMQGFEGSSIYCATKHAVSGWSEGLAREVAPFGIKVTCVYPGRFRTDFLDGSSVRYGDFAIEDYAAASARRRQALDADNHQQIGDPRKFAAAMLALVKADNPPVWLATGSDAYAVFDNKSATLAENIEHWKDLVLSTDF is encoded by the coding sequence ATGAGAACCTGGTTTATTACCGGGGCCAATCGTGGGCTCGGCCTGGAAATCGCACGCGCAGCACTTGAGGCTGGCGACACTGTCACTGCCACGGCGCGCGACCCACAGCAGATCGTTGAGGCCTTAGAAGCCTTTGCCGACAGCCTCCATACGGTCCCTCTCGATGTTACCGATCACGCAGCGGTCGATAAGGCCGTCAATGCGGCGAAGGAGCGGTTCGGACGCATCGACGTTCTCGTCAACAATGCAGGCTATGGCCAACTCGGCGCCTTCGAAGAGATCGCCCCGGAAACCGTGTCGCGGCAGTTCGCCACCAACGTCTTCGGCGTATTCGATGTCACACGCGCCGTCCTTCCGATGATGCGGGCTCAGCGCTCCGGCCATGTCATAACGATATCGTCGATTGCGGGCATGCAGGGCTTTGAAGGCTCGTCGATCTATTGCGCCACCAAACATGCCGTATCCGGCTGGTCGGAAGGGCTCGCCCGCGAGGTGGCGCCGTTCGGCATCAAGGTGACCTGTGTCTATCCCGGCCGTTTCCGCACGGATTTTCTCGATGGCAGTTCTGTTCGCTACGGCGATTTTGCAATCGAGGACTATGCAGCGGCCTCCGCCCGGCGTCGGCAGGCGCTCGACGCCGACAATCACCAGCAGATCGGCGACCCCCGGAAATTCGCTGCAGCTATGCTTGCGCTGGTCAAGGCGGACAATCCGCCCGTTTGGCTCGCGACAGGCTCGGATGCCTATGCGGTTTTCGACAATAAATCCGCAACGCTTGCCGAGAATATCGAACATTGGAAGGATCTGGTGCTGTCAACGGACTTCTAG
- a CDS encoding AraC family transcriptional regulator: MVKEKMEFARGRMRERVEMRLPNEGSLATAIPGLSLHRRACPTAPDSSLYEPSFAFIISGAKRVILGDETYLYDQDHFLLTAVGLPTIVQVLDASIAAPYVSFKLDIDLDLARELIAEVDQLGGFTEGRGSGIAIGPVTPELTSAAMRLLDLLDHPVEIPILARSIQREILYRVMTGPVGSRLRHSVQVGTQTNRVSTAIRWLRENYDQPIRIESLADIAGMGESTLHHHFRALTAMSPVQYQKHLRLHEARRIMIADRVDASSAALRVGYESVTQFNREYRRLFGVPPKKDVRTILSLG, translated from the coding sequence ATGGTAAAAGAGAAGATGGAATTCGCGCGTGGCCGGATGCGCGAACGCGTCGAAATGCGCCTGCCGAACGAAGGGTCCCTTGCCACTGCCATTCCCGGCCTCTCCCTCCATCGGCGCGCGTGCCCGACGGCGCCCGACTCCTCCCTCTATGAGCCGTCCTTCGCATTCATCATCAGCGGTGCAAAGCGGGTCATTCTGGGAGATGAGACCTATCTCTACGATCAGGACCATTTCCTGCTGACGGCGGTTGGCCTGCCGACCATCGTTCAGGTGCTCGACGCGAGCATCGCGGCCCCCTATGTGTCGTTCAAACTGGACATTGACCTCGACCTCGCACGCGAGTTGATCGCCGAGGTCGATCAGCTCGGAGGGTTTACCGAAGGGAGGGGATCGGGCATCGCTATCGGACCCGTAACGCCGGAACTGACGAGTGCTGCGATGCGCCTGCTCGACCTTCTGGATCACCCCGTTGAGATACCCATACTGGCAAGGTCGATCCAGAGGGAAATCCTCTACCGGGTCATGACGGGCCCGGTCGGCAGCCGGTTGCGGCATTCGGTTCAGGTCGGCACCCAGACAAATCGGGTTTCGACTGCGATCCGTTGGCTGCGAGAGAATTACGACCAACCCATCCGGATTGAGAGCCTGGCGGATATTGCGGGCATGGGCGAATCCACCTTGCACCATCATTTCCGCGCTCTGACAGCCATGAGCCCTGTGCAATACCAGAAGCATCTGCGCCTGCATGAGGCGCGCAGGATCATGATTGCCGATCGTGTCGACGCGAGCAGTGCAGCGCTTCGCGTCGGCTACGAAAGCGTCACGCAGTTCAATCGCGAGTATCGACGGCTCTTTGGAGTTCCGCCAAAAAAGGACGTGCGAACGATCCTTTCGCTCGGATAA
- a CDS encoding quinone oxidoreductase family protein, with amino-acid sequence MKAIQATQFGSPSVLKVVDLPDPTPGPGQISIDVSHAAVGLIDILFRQGQFKDVPGMAQPPFVPGLEVAGTVRALGDGVTGFNVGEKVVSMSAGTGTGGYAAVYIAPVGGVVSIEGSNVDPALAVAMIPNAAMAHIALTMVARLAEGEGVLVHGALGGFASAFPGIAKQLGASRVVGTVRPGKLEAAANTKLPYDRIIDSAELPGALAGEKFDVIIDPVGGSLRDQSFALMKPGSRLIVAGNASGDWTHAVKTNDLWLGSMTVAGFNAGAFLPSHPEAIRPGLEAALKAADSGLCDTLFDELPFTKAVTAHERMESRDLNGRIVLTPQ; translated from the coding sequence ATGAAAGCTATCCAAGCCACCCAGTTCGGTAGCCCGAGTGTTTTGAAAGTGGTTGATCTGCCCGATCCGACGCCGGGGCCGGGCCAGATTTCGATCGACGTCAGCCATGCGGCGGTCGGTCTCATCGACATTCTGTTCCGTCAGGGGCAATTCAAGGATGTGCCCGGCATGGCGCAGCCTCCGTTCGTTCCCGGCCTTGAGGTAGCCGGCACGGTCAGAGCACTGGGCGATGGCGTGACAGGTTTTAATGTCGGCGAAAAGGTCGTGTCGATGTCCGCAGGCACTGGCACCGGCGGGTATGCCGCGGTGTATATCGCGCCCGTTGGCGGTGTCGTGTCGATCGAAGGCTCAAATGTCGATCCAGCTCTTGCTGTCGCGATGATCCCCAATGCCGCGATGGCGCACATCGCGCTGACCATGGTCGCCAGGCTTGCCGAGGGAGAAGGCGTGCTGGTGCATGGCGCTCTCGGGGGCTTCGCCTCCGCATTCCCCGGCATCGCAAAACAGCTCGGCGCTTCACGGGTCGTGGGCACAGTCCGCCCGGGCAAGCTCGAAGCAGCCGCGAACACGAAACTGCCCTATGATCGGATCATCGATTCAGCCGAGTTGCCCGGCGCCCTCGCGGGCGAAAAGTTCGATGTCATCATCGATCCCGTGGGCGGAAGCCTCCGAGACCAAAGCTTTGCACTGATGAAGCCGGGTAGCCGTCTCATCGTGGCAGGCAATGCCAGCGGTGACTGGACCCATGCCGTCAAGACGAACGACCTCTGGCTGGGCAGCATGACGGTGGCCGGCTTCAATGCGGGAGCCTTTCTGCCGTCGCATCCAGAGGCTATTCGGCCAGGCCTTGAGGCAGCCTTGAAAGCAGCTGACTCAGGACTATGCGACACACTCTTCGATGAGCTCCCCTTCACCAAGGCCGTGACCGCTCACGAACGGATGGAGAGCCGCGATCTGAACGGCCGCATCGTGCTGACACCGCAATAG
- a CDS encoding TetR/AcrR family transcriptional regulator, translated as MARPRSEEKRDTILAAAIELIAEHGLGAATAEIAKVAQVPHGSVFTYFGTKSALLNELYVELKTELSEAILEAMPGDGDVRGQLHHLWVRWTDWGVSNPPKRRTLAQLGVSDQITGTSRKAAAVVAGPAVEIVGRARSSGALRDAPLAYVGALVETMAGTTIDFMIQDSSNAERIRDAGFKALWQALR; from the coding sequence ATGGCGCGACCCAGAAGCGAAGAGAAACGTGATACGATCCTGGCGGCGGCAATCGAGCTGATTGCCGAACACGGACTTGGTGCCGCGACAGCCGAAATCGCCAAGGTAGCTCAGGTGCCGCATGGATCGGTGTTCACATACTTCGGCACCAAATCCGCTCTGCTCAATGAACTCTATGTCGAGTTGAAGACGGAGCTGTCTGAGGCCATCCTGGAAGCAATGCCTGGCGACGGTGATGTTCGCGGGCAATTGCATCATCTGTGGGTGCGTTGGACGGACTGGGGCGTTTCCAATCCGCCTAAGCGGCGGACCCTGGCGCAACTGGGGGTCTCAGACCAGATCACCGGAACCAGCCGAAAGGCGGCGGCAGTCGTCGCAGGCCCAGCCGTTGAAATTGTGGGCCGCGCGCGATCCTCCGGCGCATTGCGCGATGCGCCCTTGGCCTATGTGGGAGCGCTTGTTGAAACGATGGCAGGGACAACGATCGATTTCATGATCCAGGACTCCAGCAATGCGGAGCGTATCCGCGATGCTGGATTCAAGGCCCTATGGCAGGCACTACGCTAA
- a CDS encoding LysR family transcriptional regulator has protein sequence MDRFEAMRTLVAAVDGGSLSAASRSLNVPLPTVSRRVSDLETFLGSQLVVRTSRKLLLTEAGTAYVASARRVLDELSEAERAVSGEYRAPRGELLVTAPIAFGALNVAPIVHDFLGVYPDVTVRLVLSDSNIDLIETHLDVAVRIGRLPDSSLVARRVGEIRWVVCASPGYLERRGKPETPDDLTHHDCIAFEGLQRYREWPFVDGNAQQQVTINPRFSVNTAEGVVSGAVAGVGIARVLSYQAAASIRAGLLWPVLTDRAPPAMPVHLVHAPHQQQPLKLRAFLDFVAPRLQQRLQAIARDTDGAGQGTSTAP, from the coding sequence ATGGACAGGTTCGAGGCAATGCGCACGCTGGTCGCGGCGGTCGATGGAGGGAGCCTGTCTGCGGCATCCCGATCCCTCAACGTACCCCTTCCCACCGTCAGCCGCCGCGTGTCCGATCTGGAGACCTTTCTCGGTTCGCAACTCGTCGTTCGCACAAGCCGCAAACTTCTTCTAACCGAAGCTGGCACGGCCTATGTCGCATCGGCGCGAAGGGTGCTCGATGAACTCTCGGAGGCGGAGCGCGCCGTCTCGGGCGAGTATCGTGCGCCGCGCGGCGAATTGCTGGTGACCGCCCCCATCGCATTCGGCGCTCTCAACGTAGCGCCGATCGTCCACGATTTTCTCGGCGTCTATCCCGACGTGACGGTGCGGCTCGTCCTGTCCGACAGCAACATCGATCTCATCGAAACACATCTCGATGTTGCGGTCAGGATCGGCCGTCTGCCTGATAGTTCGCTGGTGGCGCGCAGGGTCGGAGAGATCCGATGGGTCGTCTGTGCAAGCCCGGGTTATTTGGAACGGCGAGGCAAGCCGGAAACGCCCGACGACCTGACCCACCACGATTGTATCGCGTTCGAAGGACTTCAGCGCTACCGGGAGTGGCCCTTCGTGGACGGAAATGCCCAGCAGCAGGTGACGATCAATCCACGCTTCTCGGTGAATACCGCCGAAGGCGTCGTGAGCGGCGCGGTCGCGGGCGTCGGAATTGCTCGTGTGCTTTCCTACCAGGCGGCAGCAAGCATCAGGGCGGGCTTGCTATGGCCGGTATTGACGGATCGGGCGCCTCCAGCGATGCCCGTGCATCTGGTCCATGCCCCGCACCAGCAGCAGCCGTTGAAATTGCGCGCCTTCCTTGATTTCGTTGCACCTCGATTGCAGCAGCGCCTCCAAGCCATAGCACGCGACACTGACGGTGCCGGGCAAGGCACTTCAACAGCCCCCTAG
- a CDS encoding carboxymuconolactone decarboxylase family protein — MSRIPTPATEQTPEKSQPLLAAVQKQLGTVPNLFRIVANSPAALEAYLGFSGALGKGALPAKTRERIALAIAEVNDCGYCLSAHTYIARNLAKLDDAEITANRNGASNDVKADAAVRFAVKLAGGRGQASDADIAALKDTGYSDAEIVEIIAHVALNTFTNYVNEALKTEIDFPVVTVRTAAAA, encoded by the coding sequence ATGTCAAGAATTCCAACCCCCGCCACCGAACAGACCCCCGAAAAGTCCCAGCCCCTGCTTGCGGCGGTCCAAAAGCAGCTCGGCACAGTGCCGAACCTTTTTCGCATCGTCGCCAACAGCCCGGCAGCGCTGGAAGCCTATCTCGGCTTTTCCGGCGCCCTCGGTAAGGGTGCGCTACCCGCCAAGACCCGCGAGCGGATCGCGCTGGCGATTGCCGAGGTGAATGATTGCGGCTACTGCCTGTCCGCTCACACCTACATCGCCCGCAACCTCGCCAAGCTCGATGACGCGGAAATCACCGCCAACCGCAACGGCGCCTCCAACGATGTCAAGGCGGATGCAGCCGTGCGCTTCGCCGTCAAGCTCGCCGGTGGACGCGGACAGGCAAGCGATGCCGATATCGCGGCGCTCAAGGATACCGGATATTCCGATGCCGAGATCGTCGAGATCATCGCCCATGTCGCGCTCAATACCTTCACCAACTACGTCAATGAAGCGCTGAAGACTGAAATCGACTTCCCGGTCGTAACGGTTCGCACGGCCGCCGCCGCCTGA